Proteins encoded in a region of the Zea mays cultivar B73 chromosome 4, Zm-B73-REFERENCE-NAM-5.0, whole genome shotgun sequence genome:
- the LOC103654973 gene encoding splicing factor ESS-2 homolog translates to MLRSPGNSPRRLSPSPTPAPSTPRPASPPPSTAPSSKRRRSEVLDEDTYVAAIERIIERDYFPDLPRLRDRLDWLQAVRSHDPLILRDAQLKILDRRRRAQRHAAGPVPTPTPATSTALRSPSFLTTPAGSVAGGVGGPDADHDDDVAAALSLDGFFHRFTSEDNDSFSRILDKVNQRRRERYAHLLEPPPPVEAGTKPSEDAKRNRITDGYGTSGQPPSTLEGAKFTAKKLLMYYPADQGEAPLTEEERAERLRGMTKEINKSNTRLHGRATADDARPKEEEGAAILYALVASSTPGGMAYHDPDKLKKYDLEDLRKTPNPFYLESDKKAGNGYSFVRTPSPAPGVDESPFMTWGEIDGTPLRLDPDETPGGSERAHFKMPPPPARDIKAHLLSRDAARKIKERSKPFHRPPLPSPARGVSASPRTLSPAAQKFVRNAISKSSKSSSAIDESLRASYRGSTPSASTPKSRFSRDPGLTSRSPSTRQGSTPPW, encoded by the coding sequence ATGCTCCGCTCGCCGGGCAATTCGCCCCGCCGCCTCTCACCGTCGCCCACACCCGCGCCCTCCACCCCTCGCCCGGCCTCCCCGCCCCCCTCCACCGCCCCCTCCTCGAAGCGCCGCCGGTCGGAGGTGCTCGACGAGGACACCTACGTCGCCGCCATCGAGCGCATCATCGAGCGCGACTACTTCCCCGACCTGCCCCGCCTCCGGGACCGCCTCGACTGGCTGCAGGCCGTGCGGTCCCACGACCCGCTCATCCTCCGCGACGCGCAGCTCAAAATCCTagaccgccgccgccgcgcccagcgccacGCGGCGGGGCCCGTCCCCACGCCGACGCCGGCCACCTCCACCGCGCTCCGCTCCCCGTCCTTTCTCACCACCCCCGCCGGATCCGTCGCCGGCGGCGTGGGAGGTCCCGACGCCGACCACGACGACGACGTCGCGGCCGCGCTCTCCCTGGACGGCTTCTTCCACCGCTTCACCAGCGAGGACAACGACTCCTTCTCGCGCATCCTAGACAAGGTGAACCAGCGCCGCCGCGAACGCTACGCGCACCTGCTGGAGCCGCCGCCGCCTGTCGAGGCGGGGACTAAACCGTCAGAGGACGCCAAGCGCAACAGGATCACGGACGGGTACGGTACATCGGGGCAGCCACCGAGCACGCTCGAGGGCGCCAAGTTCACGGCAAAGAAGTTGCTGATGTACTATCCGGCTGACCAGGGGGAAGCGCCCCTCACGGAGGAGGAGCGCGCAGAGCGGCTCAGGGGGATGACCAAGGAGATAAACAAGTCGAACACCAGGCTACATGGCAGAGCCACGGCTGATGACGCGAGGcccaaggaggaggagggggcCGCCATACTGTACGCGCTGGTTGCAAGCTCTACTCCGGGAGGGATGGCCTACCACGACCCTGACAAGTTGAAGAAGTACGATCTGGAGGACCTGAGGAAGACCCCGAACCCTTTCTACCTCGAGTCGGACAAGAAGGCCGGCAACGGGTACAGTTTTGTGAGGACGCCGTCGCCAGCACCCGGCGTGGACGAGTCGCCGTTTATGACGTGGGGTGAGATCGACGGAACGCCGCTGAGGCTGGACCCCGACGAGACGCCGGGCGGTAGCGAGAGAGCGCATTTCAAGATGCCACCACCTCCTGCTCGCGACATCAAGGCGCACTTGCTTTCGAGGGATGCCGCTCGGAAAATAAAGGAGCGGTCTAAGCCCTTCCATAGGCCGCCCCTACCCTCCCCTGCGAGGGGTGTCAGCGCGAGCCCTAGAACCCTTTCGCCAGCAGCGCAAAAATTCGTGAGGAACGCCATCTCCAAGTCGTCAAAGTCCTCCAGCGCCATTGACGAATCTCTCCGTGCAAGCTACAGAGGCTCGACCCCGTCTGCGAGCACTCCCAAGTCAAGGTTTTCAAGAGATCCTGGCCTCACATCGCGTTCTCCATCCACAAGGCAGGGTTCCACCCCTCCCTGGTGA